CCACTTCTGGTCAGAGGTTCACAATATTGACCAGATAGCGGCAAATGATCCCGGAAAGCAAGGGGATTATGATTGTCGTAAAACGCCCGTATGGCGGGCGCTGCGGGCGTTACTGGCCGCCGCAGACAAAGCGGATCTGGCGACCGTTGGTCACCACGGGTTTGCATTGTTGTTTGGGCGTGTTTTCCGGTGTTGTCGGTGGTGTGGCTTGTGTCTTGGCAACGTCCTGCTCGGCGCGGCTGGTGGCCTGTTCTTGGGCCTGGATCATGGCGCGGCGATCGTCGTCGTTCAGGGTCAGGGCAACCTTCGGGTCAATCCCACGCTTCTGCAACAGGCTGTTGACGGTGGCGCGGTCGTCTTCGTTCATTTTTGCGTAGAGCTGTACGCCCGTATAGCGGCTGACATCCGGTGAGGCCAGCAATGTGGCCACCGTTTCCGGTTCAATGCGCAAGGCACCCTTTTGGCCCAGGCGCGCTTCCAGCTGGGCGCGTGCGCCTGGCAGTTGATCGAGATAGAGCAGAAAACCAAGCGCATTGCCGACCGGGTCGTTTTTCTTGCGCAACAGGGTTTCCGCGAATTCCGCGTTTGCGCAATCCTTGTCCCATTTGCTTTGCCCGACACCGTAAAAACCGATGCCATTATAATCCGTGCCCATGCAGGTTTCGGTGTTCAATCCCGGTGTGGCGCATCCGCTCAAAATCGCCGCTGCTAGGCCCAGTGTCGATAACGCCCCTGCACGGCGCAGGTTCGCGTTTTCAAACACAGAACGCAGGGGGGCGTTGTCGTTGGTTGCGGTTTTTATGGTCATTGCTACACACCCTTTTTTTGGTTTTTTAAGGTCGCAAATAATTACCATAATGTAAAGCTGTCCGTCAATAAAAACCGACGGAAGTTTATTAATTTGTTGAAATATAAAGAAAAAGCGCCCGGCTTGGGGCCGAGCGCTTTCCTGCACAATTCTTGGGCTTTAACCGCTTACGGGCGGGAGCACGGGCTTACATAGCGTTTCGTGGTCGTGGAGCCGCCGCTTTTCTCGGTGACGTTCACGGTTACTTTACCGCCGCAGCCAACTTGCTGCTGAACAACCGGTTGGGCCACAACCTGCTGAACCGGAGCCGGTGCAGCGGAGTTGTCGAAGCTGACGCCGATACCCAGCAATTGGTTCCAGTTTTCGGAACGAACGCTGACCGGCTGGCCGTTTACGGCTTTCTGTTGAACGTTTTCGCGGATGGCTTGAACGGCCTGGGCCACTTTTTCGTCGGACTGGGCGCGTTCCTGAACAGCGATTGCGCGCAGCATCGGGTCGCCGCTTTCGATGTAGGCTTTGCGTTCTTCATGCGCCAGGCAATCTTTGTCCGAGCTGTTGGCTTCGGAAGAACCCAGGCTGATACCGCCGCCGATCACTTGGATCGCGCCGACTTTGGTTTTCACGTTCGCGCATTTGGACGTTGCAACCGTGCTCAAAGACGGGGCGATTGCGGACGCTGCAGCCACTTCGTTTTTGAAGCTGACGTTGTTGTCACCGCCGACAGCATTGGCGTTGGATGCGGATTGGCCGCCTTGACCACCCTCACCACCTTGGCCGCCCTGACCGCCTTGGCCACCGGTTGCCGTGGCACTGCCACCTTGGCCACCGTTTGCGACAGCGTTTCCGCCGTTGGCAACAGCGTTGGAGTTGGAGCCGGATACGGCACCCGCAACGGCCCCAGCGTTGGCGCTGGCATTGTTGTTGTTGTGATTGTTGTTGTAGTTTTTGTTGGTGTTGTTCACATCAACATTGTTTGTCGGTGTGGACGGCTGCTCCGGATATTCCGGGTAGTAGGTTGCAGAAGCCGGCGCGGCGAAAGCGGCGCTCAGGGCCAGGGCAGCAGCGGTCAGTTTCAGTGTCTTGAAGCTCATATTTTTTCACCTTCTATTGTTATGCGGCCCATGATAGCTGGAGCCGCCTTTTGGGTTACGGGACTAAAAGTCGCGCCCTTGATATTCCATAATTGAACTTTATGTCAAGAAAATAATCACGCCTTAAGGATGTTCTTTTTGCAGGGCTGCTATCACACGAAAAGTTTGCATAATTCGCCGCTCTTATGTATAGACCTTCGGAACATTTAAAAAAAGAGGCCATAAAGACCACAAAACCCGGGCCCATAAGAAACCAAAGTTTGTAATAGAGAGATCAAAAGGACATTCACAAATGACCGAGACACCGAACACCCAAACGGCTGACGAAACCCTGAACGCCCCGCAACCACCTAAAAACTGGAAACAAAAAGGCTTGTCGATCGGGTTTAACATTGCGTCCGGTTTTGCCGTGGCGGGAATGCTGGCAAAATTTGGTGTTGTTGGTGCGGTTTTGACGGCGGCAATGCCGGTGGCGGCTCCCGCAATTGCGGTGACGGCGGCAACGATTGTCCTGACTGGGATTTTGACGGGCCTGGGCACCAGCGCACTGCGCTATGGTTATGATCGCGTGACTGCGGGCAAGGCCAGCATGACAGCCACCGATGTTGTAAAACGTATGGGCTGGGCGATGATTGGTGGTGCGCTGTTCTTTGGTGCCAACGAACTGATCGGGTCATTCTTCGGTGCACCGGATGCAGCTGTATCGGCACCGGAAGTCACCCCGCAAGCGACCGCTACGCCAGACGTGACAGCAGTCGAGCCGGCTGCTGGCGATGCCATTGTGACGACTGATGTCGAATGCGAAGATGCTGTGGCCAAGGCCGCCGAAATTCTGGCGAAAGAAAATGATCTGACGCCGTGCGCAGACGAAGCCCTGCACTTGGCGCAGGCGGGTTCGGCCCAGGCAACCAAGGACCTGGGTCTGTTCTTCCTGAGCGGGTATGAAGGTGTTCCGGTGGATACGGCGATGGCCGTTGATCTGCTGAAACAGGCCGCGACCGCTGGCAACGAACAGGCCATTCAGGATTTGGCCTATCTGGAATTCCATGGCAAGGCTGGCTTCGTTGCCAACCCGGGCGAAGCGCTGAAAGCCATGATGACCGTGGATACCGCAACCGCGCGTGAATTCGTTGCCCAATGGACCGCCATGGGCGTTGAGGCCCCGGCAGATGTCGTGGCACCGACCGTGGATACTCCGGTTGTTGAAACCCCTGTAGCGGAAGCACCTGTTGTTGAGGCCCCGGTTGTTGAGGCTCCTGCCGCTGAAACCGTTGCGCCGGACGCGCCGCAGGCTGATGGTGTTGCTGCCGACGTTGATTGCGTTGATCCGGTAGCCAAGGCCGCCGTGATTATGGCCGCGGAAACGGATCTGACGCCGTGTGCGGAACAATCCCTGAAAATGGCGCAAGCCGGCAATGCCCAAGGCGTGAAAGATCTGGCGGCGTTCTTCCTGAACGGCACCGATGGTCTGCCGAAAGATCCGGCGCTGGGTGTTGAATTGCTCAAAGGCGCGGCTGAGGCTGGTAATGTTCAGGCGCAAGTCGATCTGGCGTACCTGCAATATCATGGTTTGCATGGCGTTGAAGGCGGAAAAGATGCCGCGTTGGCCGCGATGCAGGAAATCAAATCCGCAGCCGCCCGCGAATTCGTGTCCGCATGGACCGGACAAGCCGTTGAAGGCAGCGGCGATATGGTTTTGGATATTTCCGCAGACGCCAAAGGCAACATGATCATTGATATTGATGCCGGAAGCGAAAAAGTTCTGAGCCAGTCCTGCACATTCTCGATGGCGGCGAATGGTACGGGTACGGTAGATTGCGCGATTGAAACGAAAGCCGGTGTCAAAACCATTCAGGCGATCATTGAGGATTGCGACAAAATGTTCCCGAACCTGAAACCGGCGTTCTAATTCCGCAAGAAAATATATCCGTTTCGATGCTACCCCGGCGAAAGCCGGGGTCTTCGTTTATGGGTTTTGGTAAATCTTTCTCTTTCCAGCATTCCCGCGAAAGCGGGAATGCTGTGTAGGAGGGTTATTCCGCCGCGCGGGCTTGCAGGCTGGGGACCAGATCGCCGTAAAACGCGCTTTTGTGCCATGTCACTGCGCTGGAAATAATGTCGTTCAGGCTGGATGCGGCTTTCCACCCCAAAACGCGCTGGGCTTTGTCCGTTTGGGTCAGCATCACGGGCACATCTCCGGCGCGGCGTGGCGCGATACGCACATCAATGGTTTTGTTCAGGTGTTTTTCAACCGCATCAATAATCTGTTGCACCGAATATCCGTGCCCGGTGCCCAGATTGACGATGTCACTGCCCCCGCCATTTTGCATGTGGTGCAGGGCGGCGATATGCGCATCGGCCAGATCGCAGACATGGATAAAATCGCGCAACGCCGTGCCATCCGGCGTATCATAATCATTCCCGAACAGGGACAGCGGCCCTTCGTACCCCAGACCAGATAAAATCACACGGGGCAACAGGTTGGTTTCCGGCCAGTGTGCCTCACCAATGCCAATGGTTTCGGGGGCCGCGCCTGCCACGTTGAAATACCGCAGGACGACCGAGCGCACACCGTGTGAATCCAACGCGCGCAGGGCATTTTCCGCGCGGATTTTGCTTTCGCCATAGGGGTTGGCGGGCTGGAGTTTCGTATCTTCGTTCACATACCCATCGGCATGGGGCACGCCATAAACGGCGGCGGTGCTGGAAAAAACGACATGGTTGATGCCGCAATCGGCCGCCGTGTCGAACAGGGTTTTGGCCCGGGCGGTGTTGTTGTCAAAAAAACGATCCGGTTCACGCATGGATTGCGCCACGTCGGTCAGGGCGGCGAAATGCATAACCGCGCTGGGTTTATAATCGGTGCAGATTTTGCGGATCAAATCGGCATC
The window above is part of the Micavibrio aeruginosavorus ARL-13 genome. Proteins encoded here:
- a CDS encoding SEL1-like repeat protein; translation: MTETPNTQTADETLNAPQPPKNWKQKGLSIGFNIASGFAVAGMLAKFGVVGAVLTAAMPVAAPAIAVTAATIVLTGILTGLGTSALRYGYDRVTAGKASMTATDVVKRMGWAMIGGALFFGANELIGSFFGAPDAAVSAPEVTPQATATPDVTAVEPAAGDAIVTTDVECEDAVAKAAEILAKENDLTPCADEALHLAQAGSAQATKDLGLFFLSGYEGVPVDTAMAVDLLKQAATAGNEQAIQDLAYLEFHGKAGFVANPGEALKAMMTVDTATAREFVAQWTAMGVEAPADVVAPTVDTPVVETPVAEAPVVEAPVVEAPAAETVAPDAPQADGVAADVDCVDPVAKAAVIMAAETDLTPCAEQSLKMAQAGNAQGVKDLAAFFLNGTDGLPKDPALGVELLKGAAEAGNVQAQVDLAYLQYHGLHGVEGGKDAALAAMQEIKSAAAREFVSAWTGQAVEGSGDMVLDISADAKGNMIIDIDAGSEKVLSQSCTFSMAANGTGTVDCAIETKAGVKTIQAIIEDCDKMFPNLKPAF
- the galE gene encoding UDP-glucose 4-epimerase GalE; translated protein: MSKTILVTGGAGYIGSHVCWRLHDAGYTPVVLDNLSTGHAWAVQWGDLVQGDIGDADLIRKICTDYKPSAVMHFAALTDVAQSMREPDRFFDNNTARAKTLFDTAADCGINHVVFSSTAAVYGVPHADGYVNEDTKLQPANPYGESKIRAENALRALDSHGVRSVVLRYFNVAGAAPETIGIGEAHWPETNLLPRVILSGLGYEGPLSLFGNDYDTPDGTALRDFIHVCDLADAHIAALHHMQNGGGSDIVNLGTGHGYSVQQIIDAVEKHLNKTIDVRIAPRRAGDVPVMLTQTDKAQRVLGWKAASSLNDIISSAVTWHKSAFYGDLVPSLQARAAE